One part of the Humulus lupulus chromosome 9, drHumLupu1.1, whole genome shotgun sequence genome encodes these proteins:
- the LOC133800158 gene encoding uncharacterized protein LOC133800158: MEQPVDYEWLPTKCASCKKLGHTAASCKHAPDVVKRMKEPQTQSSKDLITAGGIDTAIPGTPSMFCKNNRRTRLIQTFHMILMEFCNILSWNVRGMNKKNRQMAVLEVCRLNKIGIGALIETKTKGNKINDVMTSTFVGWNFYSSSILEGRILLIWKANLVKIDILQESDQLLHSRVRLLGRNHDFCLSIVYGSNNLETRKLLWSDLSTVQRPIKPWILLGDFNVVFNMDDRLGGRPISVKEMEDAHQWLALGMATEMKTLGPAYTWSNKQDGGARIFSKLDRVFTNENWSDTFPLASAFS, from the exons ATGGAACAACCCGTTGATTATGAGTGGTTACCTACTAAATGTGCTAGTTGTAAGAAGTTGGGTCACACGGCTGCCTCTTGTAAGCATGCCCCTGATGTTGTTAAGAGGATGAAAGAGCCACAGACCCAATCTAGCAAAGATCTAATTACAGCAGGTGGCATTGATACTGCTATTCCGG GAACTCCTTCAATGTTTTGCAAGAACAACAGAAGAACAAGACTGATCCAAACTTTCCATATGATCTTAATGGAATTCTGCAATATACTGAGTTGGAACGTTAGGGGGATGAATAAAAAGAATAGGCAGATGGCAGTATTGGAAGTCTGCAGGCTGAATAAAATAGGTATTGGGGCTTTGATTGAAACAAAAACCAAAGGGAACAAAATAAATGATGTAATGACTTCTACCTTTGTTGGTTGGAATTTTTACAGCAGCTCTATCTTGGAGGGTAGAATTTTGCTAATCTGGAAAGCTAATCTGGTGAAGATTGATATTCTTCAGGAGAGCGATCAACTTTTACACAGTAGAGTTCGTTTGCTTGGTAGGAACCACGATTTTTGTCTTTCTATTGTCTATGGCTCAAATAATTTAGAGACTAGGAAATTGTTATGGTCTGATTTATCCACTGTGCAGAGGCCTATAAAGCCTTGGATTCTTTTGGGAGATTTTAATGTTGTTTTTAATATGGATGATAGACTTGGTGGGAGACCTATTTCTGTGAAGGAAATGGAGGATGCTCATCAGTGGCTAGCTTTAGGGATGGCTACCGAAATGAAAACCTTGGGGCCAGCTTACACTTGGTCTAATAAACAAGATGGGGGAGCTCGAATCTTCTCCAAGTTGGACAGAGTTTTTACTAATGAGAATTGGAGTGATACCTTTCCTTTGGCTTCTGCTTTTTCTTAA